A segment of the Yersinia rochesterensis genome:
TTGCTGGCGCAGCACGCGCGCTATTTCTTTCGGTTCCATCCCCATCATTTGGCGGCGGATATGGTGAGCAAACAGCCATGACAGCAGCAGCAATACACCCAACACGAGAATAAAAGAGTGGGTGAGTGGCAATAAATAAATTAATCGCCAGTGGTCTATTTTGCTGATCAGGTAACCCAGAGAAACCACGCCAATGATTTTTCCCTGCTCATCGCGGATGGGGGTTTTAGCCCGCATAGCTTCGCCGATAGATCCTTTACCGAAAATAATGTAGCTCTCGCCCCTTTCCAAGGCACCGGGTTTAGTCCATTGCATTGGGTAGCCAATCATTTGCGGATTAGGGTGATAAAGGCGAATGGACTGAGTATCCCCAATCACCAGATAATCAAGGTCCGAACTATTCCCCAGCCGGTCGACAATGTGGGCTAATTGGGCTTTATCGCGATGCTTAACCGCATTCACTACAGAATCCATTGAGGCGATTATTTTGGCCTGATTCATTGCAGTTTTACTGACTTGATCCAGCAAATATTGCTCAAAATTATGGCTGAGAAAGCGATCCAGCGCCCCGACTAACAGAATAGAGACAGTTAATAGCAGGAGAAATATGCGTAGTGGGAAAGCCATGTTTTGCAACCGGCTCCATATCCGGCTGCGCCATTTTAATTTGCCTGATGTGAAGAGATCGGCAGAGGGGATCGACACATTACTCACCTTAATTAACATATGGGCTATTGCACTGGCATTAACATAAGTTAATTTAGTCAATAATTAAATAGCTAAGAGAAATAAAATAATATATTAATAATTAAGAAAATTAAAACCATTAAATAACTTATATTTACTCTATTATATGTGAAATAGGTCAATTAACCGCGCTATTTTTATGTTTAGCATGTGCTCACAAATTAATTAAAATTAAAAACAAAGCCACATGGTGATATTTTATCTTGTTGTTTTTATGTGAATTTTTATTTAAATGATCAGTAATTGTTTATTTAATTGCTGATTTTTTGACTTGTTTTTTATTTGTTATATAAACGTTATGGCAGAGAGTGAGTTATGGATACGGTATTTAATCGAATTAATCGTTCAGACCATCAACAGATTGCAGAAATAACACGATTCTTGCGTGCGAATGATCTGAATATAGATACCACCGTTGAGGTGTTTATTACCGTAAGTCGTAATGAAACCCTGCTGGCCTGCGGTGGTATTGCAGGCAATATTATCAAATGTGTAGCAATCAGTGAGCAGGTGAGGGGCGAAGGGCTGGCGCTAACATTGGCAACAGAGCTGGTCAATCTGGCCTATGAGCGCCATCACAGCCATTTGTTTATTTATACCAAAACTAAAAATGAGAGCTTATTTAAAGCTTGTGGCTTTTATCCTATAGCCAGTGTCCCGGACATTGTGGTGTTGATGGAAAATAGCGACTGCCGTTTATCGCGCTATGCCAAACAATTAAGTCAACTACGCCAGCCGGGGCAGAAAATTGGCTCAATTGTCATGAATGCCAATCCATTTACGCGCGGGCATCAATATTTGGTGCGGCAAGCCGCCGCCAAGTGCGATTGGTTACATCTATTTTTGGTGAAAGAAGACAATTCGCGTTTTCCGTATGAAGACCGGCTGCAATTAGTGCTCGAGGGCACACAAGATATTGCCAACCTTACCGTACACCCCGGCTCGGAATATATGATTTCCCGCGCGACTTTCCCTTGTTATTTCATTAAAGACCAAGGTGTAGCGGATGATTGTTATACCGAAATCGATCTGAAAATATTCCGCCAATACCTGGCCCCGGCACTGGGTATCACTCATCGCTTTGTCGGCACGGAGCCATTTTGCACAGTCACCGCCAAATATAACCACGACATGGGCCTCTGGCTGGAAACACCGTCCTTGCCTTATCCGCCAATTTTGCTGGTGGAAATTGAGCGCCTTAAATATCACAACACCGCTATTTCCGCCTCATGGGTTCGCAAATTACTGGCGCAGGGAGACGGCGAAACTATTCGCAAATTAGTCCCCATCGCCACCTGCCATTACTTACAACGTCTGCTGGCTCAGCGCGCGCAAAAGGCAACTAGCCCAGAGAAAAGTGCAACGTTAGTAAAGAGTTAAGCCCCGCTTTAACGGATTAAAGATAGCTGACTAAAAGCAGCCGATTAAAGCAGGGCACCAAAATAGGGACTGACGGGTAAGTCAGAGACCACGAATTTGAAGACAAGTTAATCAGGTGAAAAATGAAAATTATTAGAGAGGCCGTCGCCGGAACATTGGAGTCGAGCGACGTTATGGTGCGTATCGCGCCATTAAATCCACCCGAAATAGATCTGCAAATACACAGCAGTGTAGACAAACAGTTTGGCGAAGCCATTCGCTACAGCGTATTGGCGTTGCTGGAACAATATCGGGTAACTGGGGTGCAACTGATCATTGACGACAAAGGCGCGCTGGATTGCGTTTTGCAAGCACGGCTGGAAACCGCGTTGCTGAGAGCCTGCGATGAAAAAATTCTGCCATGGAGAGCGCATTGATGAAACCCGAAATGAAAAACAGAATGCGCCGCAGCATGTTATTTGTGCCCGGTGCCAATGCCGCTATGGTCAGTAACGCCTTTATTTATCAGGCGGATGCTCTGATGTTTGACCTCGAAGACTCGGTTATTCTGCGCGAAAAAGATGCCGCTCGTCGTTTGGTCTATCACGCCTTGCAACATCCGCTTTATCAAGATGTAGAAACCATTGTGCGAGTCAATGCGTTGGATTCTGCTTATGGCCTGGCTGATTTAGACGCCGTGGTGCGCGGGGGCGCGGATATTGTGCGTTTGCCGAAAACGGATAGCGCGAAAGATGTCGAAGATATGGCGCACGAAATCAGCCGTATTGAGGCGGAATGTGGCCGTGAAGTGGGTAGCACCGGCCTGTTGGCGGCGATTGAATCGGCGCAGGGTATCACTCAGGCGCTGGCTATTGCACAGGCGTCGCCGCGCTTAATGGGCATTGCGCTGGGGGCCGAGGATTATGTCCGCAACTTGCGCACCGAGCGCTCTCCCGAAGGCCTTGAGCTGCTGTTTGCCCGCTGTTCAATTTTGCAGGCCGCCCGCGCCGTTGGGATTCAGGCCTTTGACACCGTGTATTCCGATGCCAATAACGAAGCCGGTTTTTTGCAGGAAGCAGCACTTATCAAGCAACTGGGTTTTGATGGCAAGTCCTTGATAAACCCTCGCCAAATCGAACTGTTACATAACCTCTATGCCCCGACTGAGAAAGAAGTCCGCCATGCCCAAGCGGTGGTCAATGCCGCAGCTGCGGCCGAAGCCGAAGGGCGCGGTGTGGTTTCCCTGAACGGCAAGATGGTGGACAGTCCGGTGATTGAACGGGCGCGGTTGGTTTTGCAACGTGCGGTCAGCGGCCTGCGTGAGGAATAAAAAATGAATAGGCAACAACGAGTTGAAAGCTTAAGTCACTGTCAGGATAACAGCCCGGCGTATCACTTATATCAAAACACCTCTAAAGCAAATTTACAGGCGCAGAAGCCGCGCAATATCAAAATTTGTGATTCATTGGAAAATGTCATTCGCCGCAGTGGGTTGCAAGATGGCATGACCATTTCCTTCCACCATGCATTCCGTGCTGGTGATTTGACCTTAAATCTGGTGATGAATGCCATTGCCGCCATGGGGTTCAAAAACTTGCGTTTGGCTTCCAGTTCCCTGAGCGAGTGTCATTCGCCGCTGGTTGAGCATATCCGTAATGGTGTGGTTAGCGAAATCTATACCTCCGGCATGCGCGGGCCGCTGGCGGAGGAAATCTCCCGTGGGTTATTAGCTAAACCGGTGCAAGTTCATTCCCACGGTGGTCGCGTGAATTTGATTGAGTCCGGCGAGCTGAGCATTGATGTCGCCTTTATTGGGGTGCCGGCCTGCGATGAGTTCGGTAATACCAATGGTTTTAGTGGCAATGCCTGTTGTGGTTCCTTGGGTTATGCCCGTGTTGATGCCGAATATGCCGATTGCGTGGTGCTGCTGACTGAAGCGCTGGTGGCTTATCCTCATCACCCGGCGAGTATTACCCAAGATCAAGTAGATTTGATTGTTCAGGTCGAACAAGTGGGGGATGCCGACAAGATTGGCGCAGATAGCACCAGAATGACCTCCAATCCGCGCGAGTTACTGATTGCTCGCCGTGCAGCGGAAGTGATCGCCGGTTCGGGTTATTTTGTTGAGGGTTTCTCTTTGCAGACCGGAACTGGCGGGGCATCACTGGCGGTGACGCGCTTCCTCGAAGACAAAATGTTACGCCGCAATATCACTGCCGGCTTTGCACTCGGCGGCATCACTTCAACTATGGTGGATTTGCACGAAAAAGGGCTGATTACCAAGCTGCTGGATGTGCAAAGTTTTGATAAACAAGCGGCTTCTTCGCTGGCCCGTAACCCACGTCATATCGAAATCAGTGCCAACCAATATGCCAATTTCAGCTCGAAAGGCGCGTCAGTCGACCGACTGGATGTGGTGGTGCTGAGCGCGCTGGAAATTGACACCGGTTTTAATGTCAATGTGCTGACCGGATCCGATGGCGTGTTGCGCGGGGCATCGGGCGGTCACTGTGATACGGCGGTTGCTGCCCGGCTGTCAATCATTGTCGCGCCATTGGTACGCGGGCGTATTCCGACTTTGGTCAAGGCAGTGACGACCTGCGTCACACCCGGCTCTAGTGTGGATATTTTAGTGACCGATCATGGTATTGCGGTGAATCCGGCACGGCCAGAATTGGCGGAGCGTTTGCAGCAAGCGGGGTTACCGGTAGTGACCATCGACTGGCTCTATCAGCGCGCGTTGATTTTGACTGGCGAACCGCAACCAATCAAATTCACTGACCGGGTAGTGGCGGTGGTGCGCTACCGCGACGGTTCGGTGATTGATGTTGTTCATCAGATACAGGAGTAGACGATGAATACACTTTCCCCTGCATTAGCCGCTAATCGGCCTATTAGCTTGCCGGAATTGCTGACCAGCCGTGAGTCCCGCCAGAGCCGACAACAGGCCTGGCTGGCCCGTCACTCAGTCACCTTGATTTCACTGACATTGGTGGCACCGGGAGCGGTCAAAGATAACCCATTGACGCGCAAGCTATTTTCGCTAGCGTGGCAGGCGATCACCGCACTTGGTCAACAGCAATGTTGGCCAGTATTGCAGCAAGAGGTTTTCCCGTTACCGACCGGCTGTGAGGGCTTGATAGCGGTTGATCTCCCCGCCGAGCAAGTCAAAGACGCCGCGCTGTTACTCGAGCTAAAGCATCCGCAGGGCAGATTATGGGATATCGATGTGCTGGATGTTTCGGGGCGAATTTTGTCGCGCCGTGATGTGGGCTTGGCTCCGCGCCGTTGCTTGCTATGTCATCGCCCAGCCAATGTTTGCGCCCGAGCGCAGACTCACTCGCTTGACGAATTATTGGCCCAGATGGAGTTGATGCTCAATGCCACAACTGCAACGCACTGACAACATGGCGGTTTCGTCGCCTGCTGTTTGGGCTGGCGGTGACTTTAGCAAAAAGTATGGCAATTTAGCTTTTCAGGCCATGTTGGCCGAAGTCAACCTGACACCCAAGCCCGGTTTAGTCGATCGTGTTAATTGTGGTGCCCATCAGGACATGACACTGCAAGATTTTTATCACAGCGCTGATGCTATTGCGCCATGGTTGCCCCGTTTTATTGAGCACGGCATCCGCCACAGTCATTTGCACGGACAGGCGGCACTGACCGGCCTACGGCCATTGGGACTGGCGTGTGAAAACAGAATGTTTTTAGCCACTGGCGGGGTAAATACCCATAAAGGCAGTATTTTTTCTCTGGGGCTGATTTGCTGTGCGCTGGGGCGGTTGAAAGCGCGTGCGGCCCTGATAAGCGCGCAGACGCTGTGTCAGGAGGTTGCCAGCTTATGCCGTGGGCTGACTGAGCGCGAACTGCGCCAATCAAACCCACAACACACCGCCGGGCAGCGCCTGTTTTATCAACATGGTCTGACGGGTGCGCGTGGTGAAGCTGAATCCGGCTTTGCAACAGTATTAACCCATGCTTTACCCCTGTATCGGCGCTTACTCGCCGATGGGGTACAACCTGACCATGCCTTATTGCATACCTTGCTGATGTTGATGTCCGTCAATCGCGATACCAATGTGGTCTCCCGTGGCGGTATGGCGGGGCTGCAATGGCTGCAACAACAGGCGACAGAGCTGCTGGCCTCACTCTCACCGGCAGGGATGGACGACCCTGTTAGCCAATTGAGGGTGCGAATGTTTGACGCCCAATGTATCGCCCGCAACCTTAGTCCTGGCGGCAGTGCTGACCTGCTGATCCTGACCTGGTTTCTGGCGCAATTCCCACATCATCTCCCTCACAAAAATAATAACGTTGTTATTGGGCCAGTAACAGCTATTGGCCCCGTAGCCGCTATAGGAGTCTCTCTATGTTGAAGTCGCAAGAGAAATTATGGAAAGCGCTCGCGCCTTTTGTGGTGTTGGCCGTTCTGCTGTTGATACCCACCCCGGAAGGTATGCCACCTCAAGCCTGGCGCTATTTTGCAATTTTTGTCGCCATGATTGTCGGGATGATTTTAGAGCCGATTCCGGCCACGGCGATAAGTTTTATCGCGGTGACTATTTGTGTGCTGAGTGCTGACTGGGTGCTATTTAGTCCCGCTGAAGTGGCGGATGCCAGCTTTAATGGCGGTAAAGAATCATTGAAGTGGGGGCTGGCAGGGTTCTCCAGTACCACTGTCTGGCTAGTATTCGGGGCATTTATTTTTGCGCTCGGCTATGAAGCCACCGGGTTGGGCCGTCGAATTGCCCTGTTCATGGTGAAGTTCATGGGCAAACGCACACTGACGCTAGGCTATGCCATTGTTATCATTGATATCTTATTGGCTCCATTCACACCATCGAACACCGCCCGAACCGGCGGCACGGTATTCCCGGTGGTGAAAAACCTGCCGCCACTGTTTGACTCCTATCCGCATGATCCCTCGTCACGGCGGATCGGCGGCTATCTGATGTGGATGATGGTTATTGGTACCAGCATCAGCTCCTCAATGTTTGTCACTGGCGCAGCACCTAACGTGCTGGGTATTGAGTTTGTGAATAAAATTGCTGGTGTTCATATCGGCTGGATGCAGTGGTTCCTGGCATTCCTGCCCGTCGGCTTGATTTTACTGATCGTCGCGCCGTGGCTTTCTTACGTGCTGTATAAGCCCGGAGTCACCAAAAGTGATGAGGTCGC
Coding sequences within it:
- the citC gene encoding [citrate (pro-3S)-lyase] ligase codes for the protein MDTVFNRINRSDHQQIAEITRFLRANDLNIDTTVEVFITVSRNETLLACGGIAGNIIKCVAISEQVRGEGLALTLATELVNLAYERHHSHLFIYTKTKNESLFKACGFYPIASVPDIVVLMENSDCRLSRYAKQLSQLRQPGQKIGSIVMNANPFTRGHQYLVRQAAAKCDWLHLFLVKEDNSRFPYEDRLQLVLEGTQDIANLTVHPGSEYMISRATFPCYFIKDQGVADDCYTEIDLKIFRQYLAPALGITHRFVGTEPFCTVTAKYNHDMGLWLETPSLPYPPILLVEIERLKYHNTAISASWVRKLLAQGDGETIRKLVPIATCHYLQRLLAQRAQKATSPEKSATLVKS
- the citD gene encoding citrate lyase acyl carrier protein — its product is MKIIREAVAGTLESSDVMVRIAPLNPPEIDLQIHSSVDKQFGEAIRYSVLALLEQYRVTGVQLIIDDKGALDCVLQARLETALLRACDEKILPWRAH
- a CDS encoding aldolase/citrate lyase family protein — protein: MKPEMKNRMRRSMLFVPGANAAMVSNAFIYQADALMFDLEDSVILREKDAARRLVYHALQHPLYQDVETIVRVNALDSAYGLADLDAVVRGGADIVRLPKTDSAKDVEDMAHEISRIEAECGREVGSTGLLAAIESAQGITQALAIAQASPRLMGIALGAEDYVRNLRTERSPEGLELLFARCSILQAARAVGIQAFDTVYSDANNEAGFLQEAALIKQLGFDGKSLINPRQIELLHNLYAPTEKEVRHAQAVVNAAAAAEAEGRGVVSLNGKMVDSPVIERARLVLQRAVSGLREE
- the citF gene encoding citrate lyase subunit alpha: MNRQQRVESLSHCQDNSPAYHLYQNTSKANLQAQKPRNIKICDSLENVIRRSGLQDGMTISFHHAFRAGDLTLNLVMNAIAAMGFKNLRLASSSLSECHSPLVEHIRNGVVSEIYTSGMRGPLAEEISRGLLAKPVQVHSHGGRVNLIESGELSIDVAFIGVPACDEFGNTNGFSGNACCGSLGYARVDAEYADCVVLLTEALVAYPHHPASITQDQVDLIVQVEQVGDADKIGADSTRMTSNPRELLIARRAAEVIAGSGYFVEGFSLQTGTGGASLAVTRFLEDKMLRRNITAGFALGGITSTMVDLHEKGLITKLLDVQSFDKQAASSLARNPRHIEISANQYANFSSKGASVDRLDVVVLSALEIDTGFNVNVLTGSDGVLRGASGGHCDTAVAARLSIIVAPLVRGRIPTLVKAVTTCVTPGSSVDILVTDHGIAVNPARPELAERLQQAGLPVVTIDWLYQRALILTGEPQPIKFTDRVVAVVRYRDGSVIDVVHQIQE
- the citX gene encoding citrate lyase holo-[acyl-carrier protein] synthase; its protein translation is MNTLSPALAANRPISLPELLTSRESRQSRQQAWLARHSVTLISLTLVAPGAVKDNPLTRKLFSLAWQAITALGQQQCWPVLQQEVFPLPTGCEGLIAVDLPAEQVKDAALLLELKHPQGRLWDIDVLDVSGRILSRRDVGLAPRRCLLCHRPANVCARAQTHSLDELLAQMELMLNATTATH
- the citG gene encoding triphosphoribosyl-dephospho-CoA synthase CitG, with amino-acid sequence MPQLQRTDNMAVSSPAVWAGGDFSKKYGNLAFQAMLAEVNLTPKPGLVDRVNCGAHQDMTLQDFYHSADAIAPWLPRFIEHGIRHSHLHGQAALTGLRPLGLACENRMFLATGGVNTHKGSIFSLGLICCALGRLKARAALISAQTLCQEVASLCRGLTERELRQSNPQHTAGQRLFYQHGLTGARGEAESGFATVLTHALPLYRRLLADGVQPDHALLHTLLMLMSVNRDTNVVSRGGMAGLQWLQQQATELLASLSPAGMDDPVSQLRVRMFDAQCIARNLSPGGSADLLILTWFLAQFPHHLPHKNNNVVIGPVTAIGPVAAIGVSLC
- a CDS encoding anion permease, which translates into the protein MLKSQEKLWKALAPFVVLAVLLLIPTPEGMPPQAWRYFAIFVAMIVGMILEPIPATAISFIAVTICVLSADWVLFSPAEVADASFNGGKESLKWGLAGFSSTTVWLVFGAFIFALGYEATGLGRRIALFMVKFMGKRTLTLGYAIVIIDILLAPFTPSNTARTGGTVFPVVKNLPPLFDSYPHDPSSRRIGGYLMWMMVIGTSISSSMFVTGAAPNVLGIEFVNKIAGVHIGWMQWFLAFLPVGLILLIVAPWLSYVLYKPGVTKSDEVAAWAQTALSEMGALTRKEMILIGLVLLSLCLWVFGGKFIDATAVGLLAVSLMLALHVVSWKDITKYSSAWNTLVNLATLVVMANGLTRSGFIDWFANTMSTHLDGFSPNMTVVALVLVFYFSHYLFASLSAHTATMLPVILAVGKGLSGVPMEHLSMLLVLSIGIMGVLTPYATGPGVIIYGCGYVKSKDYWRLGGIMGVFYITMLLLVGWPIMSLWY